Below is a window of Anas platyrhynchos isolate ZD024472 breed Pekin duck chromosome 21, IASCAAS_PekinDuck_T2T, whole genome shotgun sequence DNA.
CTGCCATGAGCGGTGCCCGAGCTCGTGTCACAGcccccccggggagcccccagccctgaggggggcacggggctgagcCTCAGAGCGCTTCTGGGCGCCACCACCAGCCCTGAGCGCTCCCCGCCGACCGCGTTTACTTGGCTTAACCCTGACCTGGTTGACAGAGCTCTCCAGTGGCTAAATaacataaatttaaagaaaaatggatCCAAAGGCTGACCCACCACCCAAACACGGGGGTGTTTCACCCGAGGGCACCGCGCAGCCCTCGGGGCAGGCCCCGGCCTCAGCCCCGGTTCCCCTCGCGCTGCCCGGCCAggcccagccccgctccccgctgccCGCCCCCCGCCCACCTTTGCGGAGCTCCCGGTGCCAGACGGAGACGATGGGCCCGGCGTGCTTGCGGTGGTGGATGAGCCACAGCGACAGCGTCTGCACGCTCTGCTGCGAGTTGCTCAGCTCCGACAGCTTCTTCTCCAGCGCCGACTCGGAGAAGGACGAcatgatggtgatgatgatggtggtggcggcggcggccggccccGCGCGGGGCTGCTGGGCCCGGGGGGCGCGACGCGGCCTCACCGAGCCCCTCAGCGCCGCCACAAGATGGCGGCGCGGCCCCTCCCCGGCGGGTCGGAGGGCGCGGGGCTACGGCGCGCCGCGAGGGCAGGGGGGAGAAGCACGGCGCATGCGCGGCCTCTCCGGCTGGCCCCTGAATCCTGCTGTGACACGCGGCGCATGCGCAGTGCGAGCGGCCGCGACTTTTCTGGCGGCCCTGGCCCCGCACGGCCCCTTCGGGCGCTTTGTGGCGCTGCGGGCCTGGGGCTTCCCTGCGTCACTTCCGGCAGCGGGGAAGCGCCCGGCGGggcccggggcggcggcggcggcggcacccgcgggcctgggcctgggcctggACCCGGGGCCtggccccgctgccggccccgcCATGGCCGTGTTCGACACCCCCCGCGAGGCCTTCGGCGCCCTGCGGCCCGCCTGCGTGCGGCTGACCCAGGCTCAGACCGCCGAGAACGTGGCGCTGCTGCGGGCCCGGCTGGCGGCGGTGGGCGCGGCGgcgctgcaggagctgcaggagtaCGTCCTGTACCCGCTGCGCCTCGCCCTCACCTCACCGGGACCCCGCCGGGAGCGGCTGGTGCAGAGCGCGGCGCGGGGCCTGGCCGCCGTGCTGGGAGCCACCCGGCTGCGGGGCCCCgagctgctgagggagctcCTGGCCGAGCTCTGCGCCTGCCTCGGCACccccccggcaccgggacccgcaccgggaccgggacccgCACCGGGAGCAGGACCCGCCTCGGAGGAGCTGAAGCTGGCCGTGGTGGAGGCGCTGCACGCCCTGATCCATTCGGCTGACGGGGACGTTATCCTGTCGCTGTACCAGCCGCCGGCCCTGCACCTCCTGGGCTTCACCGTGTCGCTGCTGCTGGGCCTGGCGGAGCGGGAAAGAGCGAGGCAGCTGAAGATCTCCGCGCTGAAGTGCCTGCAGGCCCTCGTCCTGCGGTGCGAGtgtcagcagcacaggcagctccGTGAGGACGAGGAGCAGCAATGTGGGGATACGTTCGCCTCGTTTCTGCCTGGCGTGGTTCTGGCGCTGTCCCGAGTTATTACCGCGGACATCAAACAAGGGCACGCAACCACCGTGGCTGCACTCAGAGTGTTCTACCAGGTTGTTGGCTTGGTTATGGCTGATGAGCAGCTTGCCAGGATCCCAGAGAATAAAGAGAAGCCGTCAGGGGAACAAAGTGGAGTATCGAAACTGGTGGTCCACAGAGGACCTGACTGGAGTAAAAATACCGCAGAAAAACTCTCTCTCCTCTTGCATAAAATTGTTGAACGATCTTCAGTTCACTCGCACTGGAAAGTGAGACTGGAGCTGGTGGAACTCGTCCATCACTTAGTGAGGAACTGCAGGCAGTCACTGGTGGACTCCTTCACTCATCTTCTAAAGGCCGTAGTTGGGCTGGTTAACGACGAAAACAGCGAAGTCCAGAGCAGATGTAACGAGGTTCTGCAGCACATTGCGGAGCAGCAGCTGGTAGCACACAACAGGGCTCTTGCTGATGTTCTCTCGGAGAACCTCCATTCCCTGGCCACAGCTCTGCCTCGCCTGATGAACTCTCAGGACGACACGGGCAAGTTTGCCACTCTGAGCTTATTGCTTGGCTACCTGAAGCTGCTGGGCCCCAAGGTTAACATTGTCCTCAACTCCGCATCCCACCTCCACCGGCTGTCCAAAGCACTGATGCAAGTTCTGGAGCTGGACGTGACGGATGTGAAGATAGTGGAAGACAGGCGCTGGGGCTCTGGGAGCGGGTACGAGGGCTCCTTGCAGCATGGTGTGCAGAAGGGCAGGTgccagaagaaatatttccGCTTCTTCACGGAGGAAAAAGTtttccagctccttcagcaagtttgccgTGTTCTTGGCTACTATGGAAACCTCTACCTGCTGGTGgatcatttcctggggctgtaCAGCGAGTCTGCCCTGTACCGAAAGCAGGCTGCAATGGTCCTCAACGAGCTgattgcaggagctgctggcgtGGGGGTGGATGTGCTTCAGCAAAGGGAAGTTCCACTGGATGGGGATGATATCAAAGGGGCCATAACGTCCGTTCTTGATGAGTACACAGACCAGGCAAACTGGTACTTAGTCACCAGCATTGATGCGGAAGAAGCCAGCCAGGAGCTCTCTGTGAATCCCTCAGGACTTGCTGCCCTCCCAGGGGCTGCGTGCGGCAGCGTTCTGCCACCCCCAGACCCGTGTGTAACAACCCGCACCATGAACAGCAACATCTGGCAGATCTGCATCCAGCTGGAAGGGGTCGGCTGCTTCGCCACAGTCCTCGGCAAAGAATTCCGGTTGCTTCTGCTGTCAGCTCTCTACCCAGTGCTGGAAAAGGCCGGAGACAAGACTCTGCTCATCAGTGAGACGGCGATGGGAACGCTGGTGGACATCTGCGAGGCCTGCAGTTATGACTCTGTGCAGTGCTTGATTAATGAGAACTCTGACTACCTGGTGAACGGGATTTCCCTGAATTTGCGCCACGTGGCACATCGGCCGCACGCGTCCCAGGTGCTGGACACCATGCTGAGGCACTCGGATGCCAGCTTGCTGCCGCTGGTAGAAGACGTCATCCAAGACGTCCTGTCGACGCTAGATCAGTCGTACAATCACCAGGCTTCCACCTTCCTCGGGGTCCTCCACTCGCTCGTGGCAGCTCTAGGTACCCGAGCGACGCTTGCTTTGCACAGCTCAGTGTCAGTGTGGCGGAGGGTACAGCAGGATGACAGCTTGGCCTTGCTTGTGGCCAGTGCTAATGCAAAGCTTGCCAGTAGCATCAGCTCTCCGCAGCCAGGCTGTGTTtggcctgcagagctgcagggacgTGGCCTGTAGGCTCAGACAGGACAGGTGTGCTCATCCCACACACACCCCATAGAAGCGCTCGGGGCGTTTGGCTGCATCCTTCAGGGCTGTCAGAGGTGTGCACCATCAGGGAGGGCACAGTGATGTGACAGCTGGTGCCTGCTCTGTAGCTCAATGCCACGAGGCTCAAGAGTCATTCTTCTCCCAAGGAACCCGTGGTAGCTTGCTGACCTGCAGGAAGGGCCCGCGAATGCTCGGTGACATCTCAGTTCCTCTTTTGCAGTCAAGTGGTTCGGGCCGTCCCGCAGCGAGGAGCCCCAACGGAGGCAGGCTGCTGAGAGGCAGAGCGGGACTTTGGGCCAGGTGCAGGCGGCGATAACAGGGCAAGAAGTGGAGCAATTCTTCCTCGACTATGTCAGACAGAAGCAGGTTGCAGAGGGCAACCTTTCTGACTCTGGTGATGAGGAGGCAGGTCAGTACTGTGCGTGACTGACTGACTGTCTGCAGCTTAGAGGACGGTGACCTGGGAGGCTTCCTCTTGGCAGATGCTGGGGGTAGAACTGGGTTGAAAGACTGACATGCTCACACTAGTCTCAGATCTGCTTTGAGCCAACTGTAGCTCATGTGAGGTGCTGCTTGGTGTTCTTGCTTTGTgctcagggggaaaaaaaaaaaaaaccaaaaaaagaaggaaaaaaaaaaagtaaaatgtttgcGGGTTCAGGACCCAAACTTGCCTCTTTCCAGACTCCTACTGCAtcttcctcagcctctcttGGGAATCTCTGTACCATTTTCTCCTGGCTAAtaatgctgctgcttccttcccaCCTTGCCTTGAAAGGCCCTGCAGGCATTCATAAAGGGAACTTTTTAGCCTTTACTGGGCTGTGCCGAAATCCTGACCTTTAAATACCTCATCTCTAAATATCCTGGCTTTTCACTTTCAGTAAAAATCAATGGGAGATAAAGAACTCTGGGGTGAAGAGAGACTGCAAATGTCACACCAATTGCATTGTCcagtacagaaagcaaaacttccCCAGTCCCACAGTCTGAATCTGCCACTGAACTCAGAGCTCAGGCATATTTATATCTAATATATCTATTTATACCTAAGCATGCTCAAAAATGCCAAAGGTCTCAACTAGGAATTTGTGGAGCAGTTTTGTGTGCGTGTTGTGATCTCCCAGAATCTCCAAGTCCTTTTCATGGCTTCAGTAacagttttgtcttccagatgaGGTTCCCCCTGTTGCTAAACTTGAGTCAAGCAACTCTGACACAGAAGGAGAAACTCCTCTGCCAAGCCACGCTCAGCTGGCCAAAGATGTGATGGGAAGGTGCATCCACTTGCTGTCTGACAGGAGCCTCCGTGTGCGGCTGAAGGTGAGTAACCGCCGGCTTTGAGGGGACAGGTGGTGCCCGTGGAGGGGGCTGGTAGCTCCTCAACGTGTACATGGTGCACGTCgggcctcctgctgcagcgAGGGCAGCGCTGCCATATGCCTGATCAGGACAGCCCCGCCAAGTGTTGGCAAGAAGAAGGGAGGCAgcttcctgcaggcagcttcctGCAGGCAGTGTCAGGAACGGCAGCCAGGCTGATCCTGAGGATGGCTTCACGGCGGGCACCTTTCCTTGGCACACACAACCATCAGGTTTCGTGCCCCAGCCTGAGGTGAAGGAAGGAGAGGCATCTTCCTCCCATCCTCCTTCCTCACTCAGACTGTAGTGCACAGACTAACGAATGTTTCAGAAGTGCTGGGCTTATGATAAGCATGGCTAAAAgcctgtctcttttttttttttttttttttttttttcaaattatgaaAATCCTTTGAAGGTGTCCTCCTTTTAAACTGCAAAGCAAGACAGAAAATGCAGCAGTGAGGCATAACCCAGATTCTCAGCGCAGCAGCCCCAGTCCTACAAGGTGATCTTGCTGCTGTGCAACAGGAACAGTAGGGTCCTAGTGCACAGCCCAGCCTGCAGAGCCTGCCTGGAAATTGTGTTGTGTTCCAGCCTGGCCCCATAGCATGGCCAGGTTATGTCCCTGGGCTGCTCGGTGCTTTCAGAGCAGGCCTGAGCTCTGTGCTCTGTTCAGTTATcccagctcatgctgaggtGAAACGGGACCCTCTTGGATCAGatcccttctttttccttgctcCCTGCTGTGATGCTGGGCCCCCACATGaatgcctgctgctggcactgcagcactctgAAAGTCTGTCCTCTGCCCCTCGTACACAGGTCCTGGACGTGCTGGAGCTCTGTGTAACTGTGCTACATCCTCACAGAAACCATCTGCTTCCCATGGCTCATCGTGTCTGGCCAGCTCTCGTCACCCGGTTGATCAGCGATGACCCTCTGGCAGTGCTGAGAGCCTTCAAGGTACAGCAGTGAGTCTTTGCCAGCAGCCTTCAAGCTGCTGCTTCCAAGGCAAGCAGCTCAGGCACTGCGGTGGCCAGTGAGAGGAGCGCTGAGTTTggggagtgtttttttttatgttgttcaGATCACAGGGTCACCACCCTGCACTGGGTGGGCTTGTACCGCTCTTAACCACAGCGTGTCCACAGATAAAACCTTGACACTGTTCCTGGGGGAAACAGCAGTGTTCGTAGTTACTGCAGGGAAGAGGAAAGTGGTTCTTTTGCCACCTAAGCAGCTGACTGTCAGAGGCAGTGCGTAGTACAGCTTGCCCTTGCTGGAGCTCCAGTCTCAGTAACCCCCTTTGGAAGGCTTAGACTGAAGGGAGGGGAACGTTTAGCAATTGAGGCattggcaggggaggggagaggttAAGCAAAGACTTAGCCTCATAATAGCACTTTAAGAGTTCCTGGCCATGTCTTCTGACGGCATTCTCGTCCTGAATCACAAGTTAAACAATAAAACGTGATGCCCAAGGTTGACAGCCCCAGAGTTTCACAGGGcttcctgtgctgtgcagaatgaaattcattttcaaatcCTTCAGTGTGAATAAAAGGAAAGTTTTGATTCCCCAAATTCAAGAAGCCAGGCACTAGAATTTCAGTGTGCCTGCCCTAAAAAGGATGAGATCACTGAATAAAAACTAAGTACTGGAAAGTTCAAAGGATAATTACAGTTAACATTgcatttgggttttgttgtgagAAGTCCCATGTGAGTGTTACCTTTCTACATCTGAGGACAGTAAATTTAGTGTCAGTGTAAGCCAAACACAACATAACCGGTGCTCAGTCCAGCCCACTAAGACCACTTAGTGGAATTTCAGTGAAATTCCAAGGGAGAGCCATGTTCTGGCCACTTGGGTAAGCCCTGAAGATCCCCCCCCTTCATTTTCATACCCATTTAAGGCCATTCTCTAGGCCTGTTTGGATTTTATCCTGAGTGCACACCAATAGTGCTGGGTGCCCCATGCTGTAGTGTATTGGCCTTCCTGTTACATGGCCTGGTACTGATGGGCTGTTGCCACCACACAGGTGATTTATATGTTAATAGCATCTTCCATCAGGCTCCTTCAGCACTTCTAAATAGGCCTTCACGAGTCAGTCATACTTTTACCGTGCTGAGGAAAGAAAGGCAGTCCCAGGGGGTTAACAAGGTGAAACAGAAGAGCAAGGAGCAGCTCAGTCAGCCTCACCATCAAGCATTTGCCTTCTGCTTGCTGTGGGAAGTGGAGGCAGTGAGATCACATCGCTTTCAACTGTAAGAAATTATCAAAGGAGCTGCTTTATCCCCCAGTGTTGCTGAGAACAATATTCTGGAGGAGCCTGCTCACAGACCTGTAGGCACACATCCTCCAGTAACTGATGTTTCTCCCCCAGGTGCTGTGTACCCTGGCTCAAAAGTGTGGGGACTTCTTGAGACAGAGATTCTCCAAAGACGTCCTGCCTAAGCTGaccagttccctcctcagccaggCCCCAGCAAGTGCCAGAGCCGGGCCTGTGTACAGTCACACACTTGCCTTCAAGTTacagctggctgtgctgcagggactGGGGTCTCTGTGTGAGAAGCTGGACATGGGTGAGTACCAGGGGAAGTGCAGGCTGTACGAGGTCTCTGCCCAACGTGACTTCTCTCTTCATCTTGGTTGACCAGGCCTATCCTGGTTTctcatcctgctgctgccccatggGACTGGTTTCCGGATCTTCTCCAGCCTCGTCCCGCTCAGGCCCTGCTTGGCCTTAATCTGTCCTCTCTCAGAGCTCTGTAAAGAGAGGCTACTCACTCCTTACTCCCCAAGACACAAATGGGGAGAGAGCTTCCCAGTACCGTGCAGAACCTGACTGCTCATCTCGTTTGTGCATGAGAAGTGGGTACAAAGTCGAGTGCTTGAGTTGCTGCAGCCAGATCCGTTGGGTCAAGCTTTGTTCGTAATTAATGAAAGAACTGGAAACCAGATGAGACTGCTGGCTAAGCTGTCTGGTTCCATGCTGGAGCATCTCTCTGGATGACCTTTTACATGCAGCATGTCCTGCTCTTCTATGGAATGAAACTCTGAAATTCTTCTAGGTTAAATTTCTGGAGCTGACTTTGATGAGGAATAGGGTTTGCTGGCTAGTTGCTGTTTTCCTCTCTCAAGGCCCTTGATTGCTTTCCTAGCTCTACTGCAAGATTTTCCAGAGGGGAGATCAGTAGAGCTCTGGGTCAGGCGGTTCAAAGGCTCAGAAGCCACTTGCTGCCAATTTAGAGCAGATTCAATTAGGTGGCAGCAGCTGAGTAGGTTACCTCCTACccttcttttctgttctgttctgcaggTGAGAGCGACCTGAATAAAGTGGCAGATGCTTGCCTGATTTACCTCAGCGCCAAGCAACCCATGAAGTTGCAAGAAGCTGCCCAAAGGTAATGTCTTTTAAATGCAGGTCTATCTGGTGTACAAGTACTgtgggaagagggggagaaagatAACGCCTTTCCTTTTGCCCCTTTCTCATTCCTTCCTCCAGCACATCTGTGTCCTGTAGAACAGGGTCTCTCATAGAGGTTAGCCCTTGCTCTGAGAAGGCTGCGAGAGGTTAAAAGAGCATAAACAGTTCAGGTGAGCATGCATTTGCCCTGTGAGGTGTTGACAGACATACTTGACTAGTTGGTGTTCGAAATCCTGCTCAACATGTTCCTGCTGTCAGGATAAGAGATCGCTGCTGCCATATGTTGTCACCTGGAAACAAGGGCAGACATTTCACCAGACAAAATGAGTCCAGTTACAGAATGCAGAAAATGAATAGGAAAGCCACGCATCTCCGTTTCTGCTGAAGGACAAGGAAGAGCCACTCTCTCCCTGTGGCCCACCGTCCCTCCCTAATGGGAGAGGCAGCCAGCTGTGAGCAGGTTCAGCAGGCACCGCGGATTTCAGAGGGCAGAAtgttaaaaagggaaaagctgTCAGCTCCCTTTCACCTGAGTGCAGGCCTCCCAGGGGTGTGCGAGGTGTGAGGAGCTTTTGtgtggctgggcagcagcttaGACAGAGGGAGCTCTCAGAAGCTGTAGCTGTACCTTTGTTTGTATTCCTGAGTTGGTGAGAGTCGGTTTATTTTTACCTTAGTGGCTTTTATTGCATCGCTGCAGGCTTCAGCAGCATTTGTTCTGCAAAGGGGTTCTTTGCTGTAGGCTTGCATACCCTTGATAGAATATAACGTGCATCTGTGTAAGCAATGCTGGCATGGGAAACAGAACACCGGGATTTATCTATTTGGAAACTTAAGCTTTTAAATCATTAACAAAGCAGACTGAAGAGCTGTGTAATTTCCACCCCCCACACGACGGGTGGGGAGTGAATACGGAATTGGCCCTCCGATGCAGTAGGGTTATTAGAAGGTGTGTAATGAAGCAAGCTCACTGCTGGTGGAGAAAGGGGAGCAAAGCTGTCAGCAAAGACAGGTTTCTGATATATAGAtatgtttttaagagaaaaatgccGCATTACATTGCTCCCCCCATGCCTTTGAGGCACCATACATGACATATTGTGTGATTAATTATCTTTGTTGGCCAGACACATGCATGCATCATGTCTGGCCTGATATTAACCGTGCATATGGTAACAATTGCAGTTTTTACAATTTCCCTACAGTCCTTGAcacccttttttttatttattattattttagtccTATCTAACCCCTGGTCTTGGAGCCAGGCTGGATCAGCGTTAAACATGTCACAGTCACTTTTACCTACAGTGTGCATGACTGATAGGAGGTTTCAGTTTGGAAAAGTCAAAATTAGTTTGCACTGTAACAGTCAACTAGCAGCAGGATAAGAATCACTTCTCAGCCATGCTTTGGCTTCCTTTCTTAGGCTGCTTAACCTCCAGGTTCCTGTAAGCTCCagtccttttctttgctctccGTGTGTCTGAAAGTAATCCTGCAAACTGACTTAGACTGTCACATGTATGGCCCTTTGCATTGAGGCAAGGGCAAATTATCAGCCTGCTCCATgaaattttctgcattttaaatgcttCTAAAAGCAGATAGAACAGAACTAATCTTAGCCACAGCCTGAGTGCCAACGTACATCACATAACTCAGCTTTATCACTACAGAAATCATACGAAGTAAAAGGATGCTTGGAATCAGCTTGCCATATTGATTTATACTGAGTGGCCTTTGCTCACCTTTTTGGATTCTTACACAACTCACGAGCTGTGACCTGCCAGGAGGAAGGTTGGCTCTTACAAAGTCAGTTATAGCTGCAGTAACTCCCTGCATTGACTTTGATTTTAAAGTGAAGATTCTCTGGGTATGCAAAGGACTGAGCAGGAATTTTGGGCCAAGGTGCTggtgtcacaaaaaaaaaaaaaagcacagggtGTGGAGGGTTGTCTGTCTTCCAGGAATGTTCTCGTGCTCCAGGGAGGCTATTTAATCCCATTTATGGGATCCTGTAGTTTTATTAGGTGAAGCAGTGGGAATAAGTGAATTTGGTAAATGCAACTTTGTGCAATACTCAAGAGGCAAAAATAGATGATGGGAATAAAAAATGAACCCCAGCATctctgagaaagagaaaatgggaCGGGACAGTAGGCTTTACTGTGACTGCTGGTAGTATTCCAGAAGAGAAATATTAccaaaatattgtttaaatttaaaaaataaaaaggaggagtTCGGGAATGCCAGGGAATACTAGATACATCTTtgcttttattgaaaataaaccAGTGTACCCCTGGGTAAAGTGACCAGAAACACTTGAGCAGCTAAGGGGTGGTGTTGTAGGGACACAGCCTGGGAACAACGTTACGGAAATGGTGTTAACTGGAAGTCACATTGTGTAAAACTGAGCTTCTGATCAATTTATTAAGTGGCAACATCTCTGACAAGCTTCTCActttaggggaagaaaaaaaaaaaaactttgaaggaaaagagattAAGAAATTGTCATTGGCCTATGTCAACACTTTACAAATAGCTCtacattttttccagtttgaagTGACTGTTTTGAAATTTACACTCCTTTTCAATAAATGTTTACAGTCTGTGAAGTTTACCATTTGACCTTTCAGTCAGTGTTCTGAATAGGAATGTTTTTTCTAGGatgcagaaataatttctcCACTTCTTACTGAAGTCTGTGGTG
It encodes the following:
- the TTI1 gene encoding TELO2-interacting protein 1 homolog isoform X2, yielding MAVFDTPREAFGALRPACVRLTQAQTAENVALLRARLAAVGAAALQELQEYVLYPLRLALTSPGPRRERLVQSAARGLAAVLGATRLRGPELLRELLAELCACLGTPPAPGPAPGPGPAPGAGPASEELKLAVVEALHALIHSADGDVILSLYQPPALHLLGFTVSLLLGLAERERARQLKISALKCLQALVLRCECQQHRQLREDEEQQCGDTFASFLPGVVLALSRVITADIKQGHATTVAALRVFYQVVGLVMADEQLARIPENKEKPSGEQSGVSKLVVHRGPDWSKNTAEKLSLLLHKIVERSSVHSHWKVRLELVELVHHLVRNCRQSLVDSFTHLLKAVVGLVNDENSEVQSRCNEVLQHIAEQQLVAHNRALADVLSENLHSLATALPRLMNSQDDTGKFATLSLLLGYLKLLGPKVNIVLNSASHLHRLSKALMQVLELDVTDVKIVEDRRWGSGSGYEGSLQHGVQKGRCQKKYFRFFTEEKVFQLLQQVCRVLGYYGNLYLLVDHFLGLYSESALYRKQAAMVLNELIAGAAGVGVDVLQQREVPLDGDDIKGAITSVLDEYTDQANWYLVTSIDAEEASQELSVNPSGLAALPGAACGSVLPPPDPCVTTRTMNSNIWQICIQLEGVGCFATVLGKEFRLLLLSALYPVLEKAGDKTLLISETAMGTLVDICEACSYDSVQCLINENSDYLVNGISLNLRHVAHRPHASQVLDTMLRHSDASLLPLVEDVIQDVLSTLDQSYNHQASTFLGVLHSLVAALVKWFGPSRSEEPQRRQAAERQSGTLGQVQAAITGQEVEQFFLDYVRQKQVAEGNLSDSGDEEADEVPPVAKLESSNSDTEGETPLPSHAQLAKDVMGRCIHLLSDRSLRVRLKVLDVLELCVTVLHPHRNHLLPMAHRVWPALVTRLISDDPLAVLRAFKVLCTLAQKCGDFLRQRFSKDVLPKLTSSLLSQAPASARAGPVYSHTLAFKLQLAVLQGLGSLCEKLDMGESDLNKVADACLIYLSAKQPMKLQEAAQSTSVSCRTGSLIEVSPCSEKAARG
- the TTI1 gene encoding TELO2-interacting protein 1 homolog isoform X1, which produces MAVFDTPREAFGALRPACVRLTQAQTAENVALLRARLAAVGAAALQELQEYVLYPLRLALTSPGPRRERLVQSAARGLAAVLGATRLRGPELLRELLAELCACLGTPPAPGPAPGPGPAPGAGPASEELKLAVVEALHALIHSADGDVILSLYQPPALHLLGFTVSLLLGLAERERARQLKISALKCLQALVLRCECQQHRQLREDEEQQCGDTFASFLPGVVLALSRVITADIKQGHATTVAALRVFYQVVGLVMADEQLARIPENKEKPSGEQSGVSKLVVHRGPDWSKNTAEKLSLLLHKIVERSSVHSHWKVRLELVELVHHLVRNCRQSLVDSFTHLLKAVVGLVNDENSEVQSRCNEVLQHIAEQQLVAHNRALADVLSENLHSLATALPRLMNSQDDTGKFATLSLLLGYLKLLGPKVNIVLNSASHLHRLSKALMQVLELDVTDVKIVEDRRWGSGSGYEGSLQHGVQKGRCQKKYFRFFTEEKVFQLLQQVCRVLGYYGNLYLLVDHFLGLYSESALYRKQAAMVLNELIAGAAGVGVDVLQQREVPLDGDDIKGAITSVLDEYTDQANWYLVTSIDAEEASQELSVNPSGLAALPGAACGSVLPPPDPCVTTRTMNSNIWQICIQLEGVGCFATVLGKEFRLLLLSALYPVLEKAGDKTLLISETAMGTLVDICEACSYDSVQCLINENSDYLVNGISLNLRHVAHRPHASQVLDTMLRHSDASLLPLVEDVIQDVLSTLDQSYNHQASTFLGVLHSLVAALVKWFGPSRSEEPQRRQAAERQSGTLGQVQAAITGQEVEQFFLDYVRQKQVAEGNLSDSGDEEADEVPPVAKLESSNSDTEGETPLPSHAQLAKDVMGRCIHLLSDRSLRVRLKVLDVLELCVTVLHPHRNHLLPMAHRVWPALVTRLISDDPLAVLRAFKVLCTLAQKCGDFLRQRFSKDVLPKLTSSLLSQAPASARAGPVYSHTLAFKLQLAVLQGLGSLCEKLDMGESDLNKVADACLIYLSAKQPMKLQEAAQSVFLHLMHVDPDSTWLLLNEVCCPQLYEPPHASLQPVKLRGMGRPRNEFTDNVLLLLEKLQHQESRVLQAGTQEASPA